In the genome of Apostichopus japonicus isolate 1M-3 chromosome 15, ASM3797524v1, whole genome shotgun sequence, one region contains:
- the LOC139980512 gene encoding beta-ureidopropionase-like: MAQEIASLESVLEEHIPNDKLKEVKRILFGTRAKDLELPSEVTDIASKHDFEVKAFQMDAGGEQLRPPRTVRIGLIQNKIVLPTSAPVQEQRDALHQRIGQIAEAAYHAKVNILCFQETWTIPFAFCTREKLPWVELAESAEDGPTTVLCQEWAKKYNMVIISPILERDSSRGDILQNTAVVISNTGQVLGKSSKNHIPRVGDFNESTYYFEGSTGHRVFETQFGRIAINICYGRHHPLNWHMYGMNGAEIVFNPSATVGGLSEPMWSIEARNAAIANTYFSAAINRVGTEVFENEFTSGDGKPAHKDFGHFYGSSYVAAPDGSRTPGLSRTRDGLLVTEVNLNLIRQIKDKWCFQMTGRYDMYARELTEATTPGFQPNIIKEN, encoded by the exons ATGGCACAAGAAATCGCAAGCCTCGAAAGTGTTCTAGAGGAGCATATTCCCAATGATAAACTAAAAGAAGTAAAGAGGATCCTTTTTGGTACCAGAGCTAA AGATCTGGAACTTCCATCTGAAGTGACAGATATTGCGTCCAAACATGATTTTGAAGTGAAGGCTTTCCAGATGGATGCTGGGGGGGAACAATTGAGACCGCCACGAACTGTCAGAATCGGACTTATTCAAAACAAGATTGTGCTTCCTACATCTGCACCAGTGCAGGAACAG CGAGATGCTCTTCATCAAAGGATTGGTCAAATAGCCGAGGCAGCATACCATGCCAAAGTTAATATTCTTTGCTTCCAGGAGACCTGGA CAATACCATTTGCATTTTGCACTCGTGAAAAACTACCTTGGGTCGAACTTGCAGAGTCTGCAGAAGATGGACCTACCACTGTCTTATGCCAAGAG TGGGCCAAGAAGTACAACATGGTGATAATATCACCCATACTGGAACGAGATTCCTCTCGTGGAGATATTTTGCAAAACACGGCTG TTGTCATTTCCAACACTGGGCAGGTCCTGGGAAAGAGCAGCAAAAACCACATTCCAAGAGTGGGAGATTTCAACGAG TCCACCTACTACTTTGAGGGCAGTACTGGCCACAGAGTTTTTGAAACTCAGTTTG GTCGCATTGCCATCAACATATGTTATGGACGACACCATCCTCTTAACTGGCACATGTATGGCATGAATGGTGCAGAGATAGTCTTCAATCCATCTGCAACAGTCGGTGGTCTGAG CGAGCCGATGTGGTCCATTGAAGCCAGGAATGCTGCCATTGCCAACACTTACTTCTCCGCTGCCATCAACCGAGTTGGAACA gaagtatttgaaaatgaatttaccTCTGGAGATGGTAAACCAG CTCACAAAGATTTTGGACATTTCTATG GATCCAGCTATGTAGCAGCTCCTGATGGAAGCCGTACACCT GGCCTATCAAGAACAAGAGATGGCCTGCTCGTGACCGAAGTCAACCTAAATCTGATCCGTCAAATCAAAGATAAATGGTGCTTCCAG ATGACCGGCAGGTATGACATGTATGCCAGAGAACTGACCGAGGCTACTACTCCAGGATTCCAGCCAAATATAATcaaagaaaactaa